In Chiloscyllium punctatum isolate Juve2018m chromosome 26, sChiPun1.3, whole genome shotgun sequence, the sequence GAAAGAGAGCTTACCCACAAATAGCCCCGGGGGGTGGGGGATTTTGGCAATGACATGACATGCCATGCGCTGACATTAGCAAGAGCTGGTTCAATGTAACCAAACCGGCGATGGAGGAATACCAGACTCTGGCGTACGACACAGCCTTGAGCACTTTAGTGGCGGTGCTGGTCTACGTGCTGCTGAAAGTGAGTGTCGACGGCTACCGCCAATGGAGAGCCCGGGTCAGGGTGCTGATCGTGGGCTCGGGTCCGGTGGGGCTGACCGCAGCCCTGATCGCCGCCCGCTCCGGGAAAGTGCAGCGCCTGGTCCTGCTGGAGGAGCGCGGCCGGACCGCCCTCCTGGCCAGACCGCAGCAGATCGCCCTGGACCCCGGGAGCGTCCGCTTCCTGCTCGGGCTCGGCGTCGATTTTGACAACATGGAAGGGTGCTGGCACAACGAGCACTTCTTCACAAAGGTCGGCGTCTTCCAGGAATACCTGCTCAGCCTCCTGGAAAAGAAGAAGCAGGAGATGGACATCCAGATCCTGCTGGGGACCAAGGTGAGGGGCTACTTTACACATTCTTAGGGTGAGGGGGGACTGACTGCGCCGGAGCCAGTGTAATTACTTGGTTGGGGGTGAGTAAATGAGATCTTTACCTGTCAACAGAGTTGGTGCCTGTCCCATGTTCT encodes:
- the LOC140496291 gene encoding uncharacterized protein isoform X3, yielding MPCADISKSWFNVTKPAMEEYQTLAYDTALSTLVAVLVYVLLKVSVDGYRQWRARVRVLIVGSGPVGLTAALIAARSGKVQRLVLLEERGRTALLARPQQIALDPGSVRFLLGLGVDFDNMEGCWHNEHFFTKVGVFQEYLLSLLEKKKQEMDIQILLGTKFTEEYLKKIPACELPRVIVVCDGSCGGSSSVLGVSSDYIVESCNAYGANAAIERADQRQVPTPEIRAHSLYFDLSAYGVEFSSSNKESSDSSTLRPGSHLKIYGTFRNRYMALACPMSDSKVVKFLRHTPNSSVVELTLD